TGGTATTGGTGTTTGTTCTGCAGAAGGATTGGACACCGGTTATTATTACTGGTGTTGCTACTGTAATATCAGTAATTACCGATATTGTTGTAAGGGAGGGATAAGTATGTTTGAAAGTAAGAAAGAATACGAACAATTTCTTAATAATAATGTTATGAGTACAAAGGATGCAGCTAAATATTTAGATATAACGAGAAAAGGGATAAGCTATTTAGTAAAGGAAGGAAAGTTAAAACCATTTAAGGATCAGGATCGAGTTCGATTATTTTCTAGACGTGAAATAGATAGATACAAAAAAGAACGAGCTGGAAAGTAATGACCGCCAAGTAAGGCGGTCTTATTTTATAATGTAGTTTTTTGTTATCTGTGATAAAATAATATTACAATTTGTAGAGGTGAAATAAAGTATTGAGCGAATTATTAAGTAATAAGAGTGATTATATAACAATAGTTTTAATTAGCTCAATTTTAGACTTACGAACAATATTTGCAAAATAATCCAATTGTGTTAGAATATTATTAAAGAGATCCTATTCTAACATCTAACTCAGTCTTATTATGTATAATTGTAATTTTTTAGGAGAAGATATATTATACATTAAGATAGTAATTAATAAATTAGGAGGTGTTA
The sequence above is drawn from the Sporohalobacter salinus genome and encodes:
- a CDS encoding helix-turn-helix domain-containing protein, with amino-acid sequence MFESKKEYEQFLNNNVMSTKDAAKYLDITRKGISYLVKEGKLKPFKDQDRVRLFSRREIDRYKKERAGK